One genomic segment of Arthrobacter sp. zg-Y1110 includes these proteins:
- a CDS encoding alpha/beta hydrolase family protein, which yields MMELSLIDGILPALALALGAAALLWLGIAGRRLGLPRILVYLLVAAACTALVYVLAELIFHWWNASLPRTLYLYTALAVLGIQLAAGLLAVPGTRWSRRIAGVAAAFAILLALACTVNLAYAQYPTLRSLLDPPSATHDPLPRPAETGASRPAASERDWSPPSDLPGEGRIYRAEIPAAASGYASHPALIYLPPAYLADPGAVSLPVLVLIHGQPGSPNDWLVSGRIAELMDGFAARHAGLAPIVVMPDASNDSNPDWPLCLDTTVSDSATYLARDLPAWVQQHLGAGTAGARQWAVAGYSFGGTCAVQLAANHPDAYPTFLDIAGENQPTDADGQQALLDTYFDGDQAAFAEQNAVDRFRRMSFPELAGIVVVGREDKVYAPEGRQVYEAARAAGADVQFQELPGGHSWQVWRAGLENNLDWLCRRLGILDP from the coding sequence ATGATGGAGCTGTCCCTGATTGACGGGATCCTTCCCGCCCTCGCCCTGGCCCTGGGCGCGGCGGCGCTTCTTTGGCTCGGGATTGCCGGGAGGCGGCTGGGCCTGCCCAGGATCCTGGTTTATCTCTTGGTTGCGGCCGCCTGCACGGCACTGGTTTACGTGCTGGCAGAACTTATATTCCATTGGTGGAATGCTTCTCTTCCGCGGACGCTCTACCTCTACACCGCCCTGGCAGTCCTGGGGATTCAACTGGCGGCCGGACTTCTGGCAGTTCCAGGCACCCGGTGGTCCCGCCGGATCGCAGGCGTTGCGGCGGCGTTCGCAATACTGCTGGCGTTGGCCTGCACGGTGAACCTTGCCTACGCCCAATACCCCACACTTCGTTCCCTCTTGGACCCGCCCTCGGCCACGCATGACCCGCTGCCCCGTCCCGCGGAAACCGGGGCCAGCCGTCCCGCAGCCTCCGAGCGGGACTGGTCGCCGCCGTCGGACCTGCCCGGCGAAGGCAGGATCTACCGGGCAGAGATCCCCGCGGCAGCCTCGGGATACGCGTCCCACCCCGCACTGATCTACCTCCCGCCTGCCTATCTGGCCGATCCAGGTGCGGTCAGCCTGCCGGTGCTGGTCCTGATCCACGGCCAACCGGGCTCCCCGAATGACTGGCTGGTCAGCGGCCGTATAGCCGAGCTGATGGACGGCTTCGCGGCCCGCCATGCCGGACTGGCTCCGATAGTCGTAATGCCCGACGCCAGCAATGACTCCAACCCCGACTGGCCGCTGTGCCTGGATACGACGGTCAGTGACTCGGCAACGTACCTGGCCCGGGACCTTCCCGCCTGGGTACAGCAGCATCTCGGGGCCGGAACGGCCGGAGCACGGCAATGGGCCGTCGCGGGGTATTCGTTCGGCGGCACCTGTGCAGTGCAGTTGGCGGCGAACCACCCCGATGCCTATCCGACATTCCTGGACATCGCCGGCGAAAACCAGCCCACCGACGCCGATGGGCAGCAGGCCCTGCTGGACACGTATTTCGACGGCGACCAGGCCGCCTTCGCAGAACAGAATGCCGTGGACCGGTTTCGCCGGATGTCATTTCCGGAACTTGCAGGGATCGTCGTCGTCGGCCGCGAGGACAAGGTGTACGCCCCGGAAGGCAGGCAGGTGTATGAAGCAGCCCGGGCGGCCGGCGCGGACGTGCAGTTCCAGGAGCTTCCGGGCGGACACTCCTGGCAGGTCTGGCGGGCCGGGCTGGAGAACAACCTGGACTGGCTCTGTAGGCGGCTTGGCATACTTGATCCATGA
- a CDS encoding glycerophosphodiester phosphodiesterase family protein: MLATYPYFRAPRDQATAPPESSPAPIALAHRGFSPDGYENTLSAFRAAADLGMSYLETDVRTSRDGILMAFHDETVDRLSGGVVGKISQLTRKELDEVLVGGAERIPTFEELLTEWPHMRLNVDVKDAAGAALLAALIEKHSAHDRVLVASFSDVRRLRALRRLGKPAASSAGSALTAALLLLAPLRAAPVLARLGRFQCVQVPLRFGPVPVVTPGFVRRCHRAGIQVHVWTVNDAPTMKRLLDLGVDGIVTDRSDILVDVLKDRGQWR; this comes from the coding sequence GTGTTGGCAACTTATCCATATTTCCGGGCCCCCCGCGACCAGGCGACGGCGCCCCCGGAATCATCGCCGGCACCCATCGCGCTGGCGCACCGCGGCTTTTCCCCCGACGGCTACGAAAACACGCTCTCGGCATTCCGCGCTGCCGCGGACCTTGGGATGAGCTACCTGGAAACGGATGTGCGCACCAGCCGCGACGGCATCCTGATGGCCTTCCACGACGAAACCGTGGACCGCCTTTCCGGCGGCGTGGTGGGCAAAATCAGCCAGCTCACCCGAAAGGAACTCGACGAGGTGCTGGTGGGCGGGGCGGAACGGATCCCCACCTTCGAAGAACTCCTGACCGAGTGGCCCCACATGCGGCTGAATGTAGACGTCAAGGACGCCGCCGGGGCAGCGCTGCTCGCGGCCCTGATCGAAAAACACTCCGCCCATGACCGGGTCCTGGTGGCGTCCTTCTCCGACGTCCGCCGGCTTCGCGCCCTGCGCCGGTTGGGCAAGCCGGCTGCCAGCTCCGCCGGCAGCGCCCTGACCGCTGCACTGCTTCTGCTCGCACCGCTGCGCGCAGCCCCGGTCCTCGCCCGGCTGGGCCGTTTCCAGTGCGTCCAGGTTCCGCTGCGCTTCGGCCCCGTCCCCGTGGTCACGCCGGGTTTTGTCCGCAGATGCCACCGCGCCGGAATCCAGGTCCACGTCTGGACCGTGAACGACGCGCCCACCATGAAGCGGCTGCTGGACCTCGGAGTGGACGGCATCGTTACGGACCGTTCGGACATCCTCGTGGACGTCCTCAAAGACCGCGGGCAGTGGCGGTAA
- a CDS encoding glycerate kinase, whose translation MRVVIAPDKFKGSLSAGEAAAAMGEGVLAVYPDAEVTAVPVADGGEGTLDAALIAGAEARTARVRGPLGREITAVWALTGDTALIETARASGLTLLDPTPETALAATSYGSGQLISAALDAGARTIILGIGGSAMTDGGSGALTALGLKILDDAGAPVPPGGAALAQAVTLDAAGLDPRLAGVDLKIAADVTNPLLGPEGTVAVFSGQKGADSAAQAVLEEALGNWAGLLKSTTGVDVDIPGAGAAGGFPSGFLAFTEASLNPGFELLSAFTGLDLALTRCDLVLTGEGSLDEQSRYGKAPLEVAARARDAGIPVVAVAGRITLTPDQLQEYGIVAAVSLLDVVQRPQDAMEQAAKYVAWATRQALEGA comes from the coding sequence ATGCGTGTAGTTATTGCTCCGGACAAATTCAAAGGATCACTCAGCGCCGGGGAGGCCGCGGCAGCCATGGGTGAAGGTGTATTGGCGGTCTACCCGGATGCCGAGGTCACCGCTGTGCCGGTGGCGGACGGCGGCGAGGGGACCCTCGACGCTGCACTGATAGCAGGGGCCGAGGCCCGCACCGCCAGGGTCCGGGGACCGCTGGGGCGGGAAATCACCGCCGTCTGGGCGCTCACCGGAGATACTGCCCTGATCGAAACCGCGCGGGCCAGCGGATTGACCCTGCTGGACCCCACCCCCGAGACCGCACTAGCGGCCACCAGCTACGGCAGCGGGCAGCTGATCAGTGCGGCGCTCGATGCAGGTGCGCGCACCATCATTCTCGGAATCGGCGGCTCGGCCATGACGGACGGAGGCTCCGGCGCCTTGACGGCCCTGGGCTTGAAGATCCTTGACGACGCCGGTGCGCCGGTGCCTCCCGGGGGAGCGGCCCTGGCGCAGGCCGTGACTTTGGACGCCGCCGGCCTGGACCCCCGGCTGGCCGGCGTGGATTTGAAGATCGCCGCCGACGTAACGAACCCGCTGCTCGGCCCGGAAGGCACGGTGGCCGTGTTCAGCGGCCAGAAGGGTGCCGACTCCGCGGCGCAGGCGGTCCTCGAGGAAGCGCTGGGTAACTGGGCCGGACTGCTGAAGTCCACGACCGGCGTCGACGTCGACATTCCCGGCGCCGGTGCGGCGGGCGGCTTCCCGTCCGGGTTCCTGGCGTTCACCGAGGCGTCGCTGAACCCCGGGTTTGAACTGCTCAGTGCGTTCACCGGGCTGGACCTGGCACTCACACGCTGCGACCTGGTGCTCACCGGCGAAGGCTCACTGGATGAACAGTCCCGCTACGGCAAGGCACCCCTGGAAGTGGCGGCCCGGGCCCGTGACGCAGGCATCCCCGTGGTGGCCGTGGCGGGCCGGATCACCCTGACCCCGGACCAGTTGCAGGAGTACGGAATTGTTGCGGCCGTCAGCCTGCTGGACGTGGTCCAGCGGCCGCAGGATGCCATGGAACAGGCGGCAAAGTACGTGGCGTGGGCTACGCGCCAGGCACTGGAAGGCGCCTGA
- a CDS encoding phosphatase PAP2 family protein, with protein MSPVPAPHPSPAVNSLRRLLHAISRATSPHVTLLVILAVGLLPALALTLVSAEVYDSVTDADGIAGLDRPALETALGLRTPALDAAVTGFTNLAGTIGMPVIAGLVVLVMGLRWRSWTPLILTAAAAAGSLLMTVTGKALIGRTRPDLADAVPPYESSASFPSGHTLNSIVIAGILAYLVILHVHNRWAKVSAVLAAAVFTFAVGLSRVYLGHHWLTDVLVAWTLGAAWLAVVITAHQLLRRLPEHRAAAQEPPPRRRP; from the coding sequence ATGAGCCCCGTGCCCGCGCCTCACCCCTCTCCGGCCGTAAATTCGCTCAGGCGGCTGCTGCATGCAATCAGCCGCGCAACCTCGCCGCATGTGACCCTGCTGGTGATCCTTGCCGTCGGCCTCCTGCCGGCGTTGGCCCTGACCCTGGTGTCCGCAGAGGTCTATGACTCGGTCACCGACGCGGACGGCATCGCCGGCCTGGACCGGCCGGCGCTGGAAACGGCATTGGGACTGCGCACTCCCGCACTGGATGCCGCGGTCACCGGTTTCACCAACCTTGCCGGGACCATCGGCATGCCCGTCATCGCCGGGCTCGTGGTGCTCGTTATGGGCCTGCGCTGGCGTTCCTGGACACCGCTGATCCTCACCGCCGCTGCAGCCGCCGGTTCACTGCTCATGACGGTCACGGGGAAGGCTTTGATCGGACGGACCCGGCCCGACCTGGCGGATGCCGTTCCGCCGTACGAATCCTCCGCCTCGTTTCCGAGCGGACACACCCTGAACTCGATCGTCATCGCGGGGATCCTGGCCTACCTGGTGATCCTGCACGTGCATAACCGCTGGGCGAAGGTCTCCGCAGTGCTCGCGGCAGCGGTCTTTACGTTTGCCGTGGGCCTGAGCCGGGTCTACCTGGGCCACCACTGGCTGACGGATGTGCTGGTGGCCTGGACACTCGGAGCGGCCTGGCTAGCGGTGGTAATTACCGCGCACCAGCTTCTGCGGAGGCTTCCCGAACATCGAGCAGCCGCTCAAGAACCACCGCCACGCCGTCGTCCGTGA
- a CDS encoding bifunctional lysylphosphatidylglycerol flippase/synthetase MprF, whose amino-acid sequence MPGKLPVGPRFGARWPLRRLRRSAGRAPATLTFIALFWILGVSTSSLRSGPEGPLLDWAAASVNTVAGNPAPLLLCCFWAGGPAGYLGGTLLALLAGLPCERLLGTGRFLLAGFGGQIAGLLLTTGFAYLTSASIGDWSRALVSESFVGPMAFLAAAAAAASARLGTLWRRRLRVPLFTLLILLALYGGSFSALTVLGAAAAGALAGPYLAGRRPSIPRRLVSSRREARVLVALAVLASAVGPVISALSSQAVGPLSVLQYLFTDVEVRTPAELDQVCGDAADSAQCVAARIQLRAGPAAFFLATLPLVLLAVFSDGLRRGRRFAWVAALLLQGAMTVLAAVRIGRLLAGEESGIPTPGTGNSVALVLPMAVPLAVLVLLVLTRGLFSVTAPAGTYRQLAGTSALAAVLLAALYLGAGLVNRNGFSPAATPGLLAADLPGRFLPVLEVTSRAPRLVPESLPAVLLYEGVGGVFWVLVCVLLLRSFLVPPCSPATADADRARSLLRAHGGSTMAWMTLWAGNNYWFSPSGNSYVAYRMDLGVALSVGEPVGPRDELHSAMEGFSAFCTANGTTACFYSVGTQVRDLSSGLGFSSLQVAEETVLPLGSLEFKGKRFQDIRTAMNSARKQGIRAQWTRYPAAPLAVKDQLHAISEEWVADKDMPEMGFTLGGLEELDDPEVRCLLAIDEDGTVHAVTSWLPVYRNGAVAGWTLDFMRRRSNGFRLGMDFLIASAALSLQDEGFSFLSLSGAPLARAEAETDDDGPGEGPPVMDRLLDRLGETLEPVYGFRSLLAFKAKFAPEYLPLFMTYRDPASLPAIANALARAYVPDLSLGQGLSLARRIVDRTA is encoded by the coding sequence GTGCCTGGCAAACTTCCCGTGGGGCCCCGCTTCGGAGCACGCTGGCCGCTCCGGCGCCTGCGGAGAAGTGCCGGCAGGGCTCCCGCCACCCTCACCTTTATTGCCTTGTTCTGGATCCTGGGGGTGTCCACCTCCTCCCTCCGCAGCGGCCCGGAGGGACCGTTGCTGGACTGGGCGGCTGCTTCCGTGAACACCGTGGCCGGGAATCCGGCACCCCTGCTTTTGTGCTGCTTTTGGGCGGGCGGCCCCGCCGGCTACCTCGGCGGCACCCTATTGGCATTGCTGGCCGGGTTGCCCTGCGAGCGGCTATTGGGAACCGGACGGTTCCTGCTGGCCGGGTTCGGCGGTCAAATCGCGGGGCTGCTGCTGACCACCGGCTTCGCCTACCTGACCAGCGCATCCATCGGCGACTGGTCCCGTGCCCTTGTCTCCGAGTCCTTCGTGGGTCCGATGGCCTTCCTGGCAGCCGCGGCCGCTGCTGCCAGTGCCCGGCTCGGGACGCTGTGGCGCCGCCGCCTGCGGGTTCCCCTGTTTACGTTGCTGATACTGCTGGCGCTCTACGGCGGAAGCTTCTCCGCTCTGACGGTTTTGGGCGCGGCCGCGGCCGGCGCACTCGCCGGGCCCTATCTGGCGGGCCGCCGGCCGTCGATTCCACGCCGGCTGGTCAGCAGCCGCCGGGAGGCCCGGGTGCTGGTGGCCCTGGCCGTGCTGGCTTCCGCCGTCGGCCCGGTTATCAGCGCCTTGAGCAGCCAGGCGGTGGGACCGCTTTCGGTGCTGCAGTATCTGTTTACGGACGTGGAGGTGAGGACCCCGGCCGAGCTGGACCAGGTGTGCGGTGATGCCGCGGACTCCGCGCAGTGCGTCGCCGCGCGTATCCAACTGCGTGCCGGTCCGGCGGCGTTCTTCCTGGCCACCCTGCCCCTGGTGCTGCTGGCTGTTTTTTCGGACGGCCTGCGGCGGGGGCGCCGCTTCGCGTGGGTGGCCGCACTGCTGCTGCAGGGTGCCATGACAGTGCTGGCCGCAGTGCGGATCGGCCGGCTATTGGCCGGGGAGGAATCGGGCATCCCGACTCCCGGCACCGGAAATTCTGTCGCACTGGTGCTGCCCATGGCCGTTCCGTTGGCGGTGCTGGTGCTGCTGGTCCTCACCCGCGGACTCTTCTCTGTAACAGCGCCTGCCGGCACCTACCGGCAGTTGGCGGGCACTTCCGCCCTGGCGGCAGTTTTGCTCGCGGCGCTTTACCTGGGTGCCGGTCTGGTGAACCGGAACGGTTTCTCGCCGGCCGCGACGCCGGGGCTGCTCGCCGCGGATCTCCCCGGACGGTTCCTCCCGGTCCTCGAAGTGACCAGCCGGGCTCCCCGCCTTGTGCCGGAGAGCCTGCCCGCGGTCCTGCTGTATGAAGGGGTCGGGGGTGTCTTCTGGGTTTTGGTGTGTGTGCTGCTGCTGCGCTCCTTCCTGGTTCCGCCGTGCAGTCCGGCAACCGCTGATGCGGACCGCGCCCGTTCGCTGCTTCGAGCCCACGGCGGCAGCACCATGGCCTGGATGACCCTCTGGGCAGGCAACAACTACTGGTTTTCCCCCAGCGGGAATTCCTACGTGGCCTACCGGATGGATCTAGGGGTGGCGCTGAGCGTCGGAGAGCCGGTGGGACCCCGGGATGAGCTGCACAGCGCCATGGAAGGGTTCTCGGCTTTCTGCACCGCGAACGGCACCACCGCGTGCTTCTACTCCGTGGGTACCCAGGTGCGGGATCTCAGCAGCGGGTTGGGGTTTTCCTCACTGCAGGTAGCCGAGGAAACCGTCCTCCCGCTTGGCTCGCTGGAGTTCAAGGGCAAGAGATTCCAGGACATCCGCACCGCCATGAACTCTGCCCGCAAGCAGGGCATCCGGGCTCAGTGGACCCGTTATCCCGCCGCACCGCTGGCGGTGAAGGACCAGCTGCACGCCATTTCGGAGGAATGGGTGGCAGATAAGGACATGCCGGAGATGGGCTTCACGCTGGGCGGGCTGGAAGAACTGGATGATCCGGAGGTGCGCTGCCTGCTGGCCATCGACGAGGACGGCACCGTGCACGCGGTAACGTCCTGGCTGCCGGTATACCGCAACGGAGCGGTGGCGGGCTGGACCCTGGATTTTATGCGCCGGCGCAGCAACGGCTTCCGGCTGGGGATGGACTTCCTCATTGCTTCCGCTGCACTGTCGCTCCAGGACGAGGGGTTCTCCTTCCTCAGCCTTTCCGGCGCTCCGTTGGCGCGTGCCGAGGCGGAGACGGACGACGACGGACCCGGGGAGGGTCCGCCCGTGATGGACCGACTGCTGGACCGGCTGGGCGAAACCCTGGAACCGGTGTACGGCTTCCGGTCCCTGCTGGCTTTCAAGGCCAAGTTCGCCCCGGAGTACCTGCCGTTGTTCATGACCTATCGGGACCCGGCGTCCCTGCCCGCCATCGCCAACGCGCTGGCGCGGGCCTATGTTCCGGACCTGTCCCTGGGCCAGGGGTTGTCACTGGCCCGCCGGATCGTGGACCGTACCGCATGA